Within the Arthrobacter caoxuetaonis genome, the region GCGATCGGATCACCGGGCAGTGAGAAAACGAGGAAGTAGACCAGCAGCGTGGCTCCGAAGAACACCGGAATCATCTGCAGGACCCGGCGGGCGATATATCTGGTCATCGCGGGGCCCTGCCTTGGTCATGGGTGTTGGCAGGTAGTGGCATGGTAACGATCCTGTTTGCTGCCTGGTGGCGCCGTCCGCCGCCCGGAAGCTCCGGGACAGCGGACGGCGCGCAGGGTTCTTACTTGCGTGCGATGTTGTAGTAGACAGGCACGCCGTTCCAGCCGGTTTCAACGTCGGTCACGTTGTTGCTCCAGCCGGTCTGGGCGACCTGGTACCACAGCGGGACTACCGGGAGGTCCTCCAGCAGGACTTCCTGCGCCTGGTTGAAGATGACAGCGCCCTCTTCAGCCGTGGGAGCAGCAAGGGCCTGGGCCAGGAGGTCATCGAAGGCCTGGCTCGAGTAGTCGCCGTCGTTCGACCCGGCCCCGGTGGCGTACAGGGGACCAAGGAAGTTGTACAGCGACGGGTAGTCCGCCTGCCAGCCCGTGCGGATGGCTCCGCTGAGGGTCTTGGCGGTGGCGTCCGAGCGCAGCTCCTTGAAGGTGGAGTAGGCCTTGCCCTGGGCATCCACACCGAGGTTGTTCTTCAGTGCGTTGCACACCGCGTCAACCCACTCCTTGTGGTCGCCGTCGGCGTTGTAGCCGATGGTGAAGGCCTTGCCTTCGGGCCAGGGGGAGATGGCTTCGGCCTCATCCCACAGTTCCTTGGCGCGCTCGGGGTTGTATTCGAGCACCTCGGAGCCGGCCAGATCCGTGTCAAAGCCCTCGATCACCGGTGCGGTGAAGTCGGCGGCAGGCTGCCGTGAGCCGGTGAAGATGACGTCGGCAATCTCCTGGCGGTTGATGGCCATGGAGATGGCCTGGCGCCGCAGTGCACCTGCTTCTCCGGAGAACTCGTCAAGGTACCCGGGAATGGTGATGGTCTGGTTCTGCGCCGTCGGCTTCTCCGAGTAGCGGCCCTCGCCGAGGTCGGACTTGAAGGTCTTCTGGGCAGCCGCAGGCATCTGGTCCAGAACGTCCAGGTTGTCCGCCTGAAGATCCGCGTACGCGGCGTCGTAGGAGGAGTAGAACTTGAACGTCACGCCGTCGTTCTGCGGAACCCGGGTGCCGGTGTAGTCAGGGTTGGCCACCAGCTCGATCTGGACCTCATGCTGCCAGGCGTCGTCCCCGGCCAGCATGTACGGGCCGTTGCCCACCGGGTTTTCACCAAACGCTGCCGGGTCCTCGAAGGCTTCGGAAGGAAGCGGGTAGAAGGCCGTGTAGCCCAGGCGAAGCGGCCAGTCGGATTCAGGCTGGTTCAGCTCGACCGTGAAGGTCTTATCATCCACCACCTTCAGGCCGCTCATCGTGTCCACGGTGGCGCCCTCGGCGCTTACCTCGTCATAGCCCTTGATGCTCTCGAAGAAGTAGGAGTTGAGCTGGGCGTTCTTCGCGGCTGCACCGAAGTTCCACGCATCAACGAAGGATGAGGCGGTCACGGGTTCACCGTTGGTGAAGGTCTTGCCGTCCTTCAGCGTGATGGTGTAGTTCTGCGAGTCCGTCGTCTCGATGGACTCGGCGATTTCGTTGACTGTCTTGCCGTCGGCGTCGTAGCTCAGCAGACCTTCAAAGAGGAGGTCCATGATCCTGCCGCCGCCCACCTCGTTGGTGTTGGCGGGGAGCAGCGGATTCTGCGGCTCCGTGCCGTTGGCCGTAATGCTGGTGTTAGTCGCAGCGGAGTCCGGGGACTCCGATCCTCCGCCGCAGGCTCCCAGTGCAAGGGCGGCAACCACCGCCACGCTGACAGCCTTGGAAAAGCGCTGTAAACGCATTACGTCTCCTGGATAGATCAAAAGGAAGCCGGTCTCATGATTCCGGCGCTGATGTCAGGGCAGCAGCCGGCGGGACGCTCGTGCCGGGCATTGCCGCAGACTTCAGCCAAAGTGTCCTGGTTAGGCACCGTTTTCCGGGCTAACCAAAAGGGGTGCACGCTTTCGCCGATACGCCCGCATCGCAGGCGCGGAAAGCCTGTCACCCTCTATGGAAGTATAGCGAGGGAACCGTCAATATAACGATTCAAGAACGATGTCTAATATGTCACGCCGCGGTGTGGACAAATCACACTTAAAGTGCAGGAAGGGCCCTCATGGAGGACCCTTCCCGGTCGAGACGCTGGTTCCGCTACTGGGTATCCGCAGAGCCGGCAAGCAGCTTTGCCCGCAGCTCGCGCCGTTCGCGCTGCTTCTCCGGATCCGGCAGCGGGACAGCAGCAATGAGGCGCTGCGTGTATTCCTCCTGCGGGTTGCGGAGGATCTGGTCCCGTGTCCCCTGTTCCACAATCCGGCCGTTGCGCATCACGCAGATGTGGTCCGCGAGGACATCGACGACGGCGAGGTCGTGGGTCACGAACAGGCAGGCGAAGCCGAGTTCGCGCTGCAGGTTCTGGAACAGCTCCAGGACCTTGGCCTGCACCGAGACATCAAGGGCCGACGTCGGCTCATCTGCGACCATCAGCTTCGGCTTCAGTGAGAGTGCCCGGGCAATACCCACGCGCTGTTTCTGCCCGCCGGAGAGTTCGTGCGGGTAGCGGTTGCGGTACGCGCGGGGCAGCTCCACCTGGTCCAGCAGTTCTTCGATGCGCTGCTGCAGGGCAGCCCCCTTGGCCTCCCCCGCCAGGAACATCGGCTCGCCGATGCTCTCACCGATCGGCAGGCGCGGGTTCAGCGACGAGGACGGATCCTGGAAAACCATGCCCACCTGGCGGCGCAGCGTGTGCATGGCCTTGGAGTTGGGCTTGAGCTCGGAAATGTCCGTTCCCACTACCCGCAGCTCACCTTCGGCGACGGGCAGGAGCCCGACGGCGGCACGGCCGATGGTGGTCTTTCCGGACCCGGACTCACCCACCAGTCCCATGACCTGGCCGGGCAGGATCCGCAGGTTGGCGCCCTCGACGGCACGGAAGGCGGCTACCCGGCCCTGCTTGGGGTACTCGATGGCGACGTTCTCCAGGACCAGCACCGGCTCCCCGCCTGCTGCGTCCACTTTGGCGGCGGCG harbors:
- a CDS encoding peptide ABC transporter substrate-binding protein, with translation MRLQRFSKAVSVAVVAALALGACGGGSESPDSAATNTSITANGTEPQNPLLPANTNEVGGGRIMDLLFEGLLSYDADGKTVNEIAESIETTDSQNYTITLKDGKTFTNGEPVTASSFVDAWNFGAAAKNAQLNSYFFESIKGYDEVSAEGATVDTMSGLKVVDDKTFTVELNQPESDWPLRLGYTAFYPLPSEAFEDPAAFGENPVGNGPYMLAGDDAWQHEVQIELVANPDYTGTRVPQNDGVTFKFYSSYDAAYADLQADNLDVLDQMPAAAQKTFKSDLGEGRYSEKPTAQNQTITIPGYLDEFSGEAGALRRQAISMAINRQEIADVIFTGSRQPAADFTAPVIEGFDTDLAGSEVLEYNPERAKELWDEAEAISPWPEGKAFTIGYNADGDHKEWVDAVCNALKNNLGVDAQGKAYSTFKELRSDATAKTLSGAIRTGWQADYPSLYNFLGPLYATGAGSNDGDYSSQAFDDLLAQALAAPTAEEGAVIFNQAQEVLLEDLPVVPLWYQVAQTGWSNNVTDVETGWNGVPVYYNIARK